Proteins encoded within one genomic window of bacterium:
- a CDS encoding IPT/TIG domain-containing protein, whose product MNSSYKKAIAFSLFCASIFSVLILNQEISHIAHAASSNTFTATTTEALCSEYNSNGVSISMHPKIIGASAGSSIDFVGYIQNDNKFPVVEGKLYAKIIRPKIKDDGNGPDILDTFVIKDNITLKVGQKIPVDFTWAIPAYSIGGDFKLTTYFISGNRFSLGGNLSTNTPGDIVNLNVKSQQNTGVFFNKIGIKINNKKYLTTQLQSDFESATGTVTISVPVTNTTKARQAVNAEINIFKYDSQSPENKISTKKHILIIEAGKTINIPVVVNDTSASIYYVESVLKYKDSKSILGVNFVRGVDLMPRFNFISSNTFPLGSGQKSKIIACFRNTSSIDTQSDVKLNLEILDVNSLNPVMSYQYNGKIKNTSQSVSQEFSPKSGYRNFKIHATLYSGEKLTDEVYIPYDCNIIDPSICSMFDKGPVSTKMWLNVVFVIFCILILFLLVTKFKNIQMFLLKIKKNRSNRNMMFLLVLLILFSTNTKVYADACNPNITNISPNYGYKTGLTTAGSPITVTITGSDFDNIESVLMGYKMVNNFTINSSKTSITFNVPPESPGWRDVGVKGSCWGHKITSVVNAFYYEEEKGVHLEPPIVRHLDWAYNDVQISTGINYQLFTTQYLGHTYFSQQDNFLDNKQFYQMVDRETWPSLLGKYSTFSAIGEIPKNSNWSSLVVRYPSVIYDDYGRVLDDSITIPSISIGDKIHFNFDKASSSDNLSFSNYPSSPNSASWVTDANSTNNVCSDKNYILTRDRMDAVSYDKNNEIHERSPQDYSVWQWDPVGLSRPPVLQLGHYLDIIYSPSGDWPYHLRRVMSSYSSNGINFTNSYGYNTDLVDIYPDYVANVPSELVHVGSAPINSTSVKVYCPSGYSLVSYYNGEDSAGRCIKPITVLSEAWDYDRDRGFPDGPFPPYSECKIGGLYQYKDTSLNSRRMNILSHDELTYRISTWCSVPPIYNPREADIILPNVDEFVQTSVTPPEHKLSFIDTVFFDSNRYSNPSALLSTTTLNQYSQPPLKNLDAANWLCDSNQTTCSPTAAGTKSIFIYYSPIYGRQYYGEQTDTERSNGICRTNGVPLFAMTTKEVNKAVDPYSTYVVKNAPVCIPNNTNCPYMYFSKSAIDKNVVGCPNSAPYYSSLDNKCYDSDNYRYLSIDPRAATSSYVHYFYPEDILFKNATYRLKVNITPVDADHTPAAPTITGSSTVNIGDVNIYEMFSPAKKVAKNDTNSSMLGSIIFGIKKLFAQSGPEETVHYMIDWGGGASPGQTDNFAYGSHASSTHIWTEATTTQIRVAAVDTLTDSKSPWTTFPITVVDPAADYTYGTPSLSTSKICSGNLTLSWNKTYRSDGALSNFYSLNKNDSIINDVISGSVTSISLGTDFANGDRYQLYAYGPTSFADPDTSKSSAPSNILTISATVPIRDSSSCTVVVPPVNTDLDVVILDGMTFSANPSWAKISGKCNFSGKIDATIKTAKNDIPLDTYTNITVNSCSVDGKTVPIGAAPFKVTAEIPFSISSLQFGIGKHKLSCEITASSSNTNSIVLAYPSVEAKCSKVPTVIEK is encoded by the coding sequence ATGAATTCTTCCTATAAAAAGGCAATTGCGTTTTCTTTATTTTGCGCCTCCATATTTTCCGTGTTAATTTTAAATCAAGAAATTTCACACATAGCGCATGCGGCATCATCAAATACTTTTACAGCAACAACTACGGAGGCATTGTGCTCAGAATATAATAGCAATGGAGTTTCGATTAGTATGCATCCAAAAATCATCGGGGCATCAGCCGGCTCCAGTATTGATTTTGTTGGATATATACAGAACGATAATAAGTTTCCAGTAGTTGAAGGTAAATTATATGCAAAAATAATAAGGCCAAAAATTAAGGATGATGGTAACGGGCCTGATATTTTAGATACTTTTGTTATCAAAGATAACATTACTCTAAAGGTTGGTCAAAAAATACCAGTAGACTTTACTTGGGCTATACCAGCCTACTCTATCGGTGGAGACTTTAAATTAACTACATACTTCATATCAGGAAATAGATTTAGTTTAGGCGGAAACTTAAGTACTAACACACCAGGTGATATTGTAAATCTAAATGTTAAGAGCCAGCAGAATACAGGTGTATTTTTCAATAAAATAGGTATAAAGATAAATAATAAAAAATATTTGACAACTCAGTTACAATCGGATTTTGAAAGCGCAACAGGAACTGTAACTATATCTGTGCCAGTTACAAATACTACCAAAGCAAGACAGGCTGTGAATGCAGAGATTAATATTTTCAAATATGACTCTCAGTCGCCAGAAAATAAAATTAGTACAAAGAAGCATATTTTAATAATTGAAGCCGGAAAGACAATTAATATCCCTGTTGTTGTAAATGACACTTCTGCTTCAATATATTACGTAGAATCAGTTTTGAAATATAAGGATAGTAAATCCATTTTAGGAGTTAATTTTGTTAGAGGTGTTGATTTGATGCCAAGATTTAATTTTATATCATCAAATACTTTTCCGTTAGGGTCAGGTCAGAAGAGCAAAATAATTGCATGCTTTCGTAATACATCAAGTATTGACACTCAATCTGATGTAAAATTGAATCTTGAAATTTTGGATGTGAATAGTCTTAATCCTGTAATGTCTTATCAATATAATGGAAAAATAAAAAATACTTCACAATCTGTGTCGCAAGAATTTAGTCCAAAATCTGGTTATAGAAATTTCAAAATTCATGCGACTTTATACAGTGGTGAAAAATTAACCGATGAAGTTTATATTCCATATGATTGTAATATTATCGATCCCTCAATCTGTAGTATGTTTGATAAGGGACCAGTCTCAACTAAAATGTGGTTAAATGTTGTATTTGTCATTTTTTGTATCTTGATATTATTCTTATTAGTAACAAAATTCAAAAATATACAAATGTTCTTGCTAAAAATTAAAAAAAATAGAAGTAACAGGAATATGATGTTTCTTTTAGTTCTTTTGATACTTTTTTCAACTAATACAAAAGTATATGCAGATGCATGTAATCCAAATATTACAAATATATCTCCTAATTATGGTTATAAAACGGGCCTGACTACAGCAGGTAGCCCAATCACTGTCACAATCACTGGTTCTGATTTTGATAATATTGAGTCTGTGCTGATGGGTTATAAGATGGTTAATAATTTTACTATTAATTCATCTAAAACGTCTATTACATTTAATGTACCACCGGAGTCTCCTGGGTGGAGAGATGTTGGTGTTAAGGGTTCTTGTTGGGGGCATAAGATTACTAGTGTTGTTAATGCTTTTTATTATGAGGAAGAGAAGGGAGTCCACCTTGAACCGCCTATTGTTAGGCATTTAGATTGGGCCTATAACGATGTTCAGATTTCAACAGGGATAAATTACCAGCTTTTTACTACCCAGTATTTAGGACACACCTACTTTAGCCAACAAGATAATTTCCTTGACAATAAGCAGTTTTATCAAATGGTAGATAGAGAAACATGGCCTTCATTGCTTGGTAAATATAGTACCTTTTCTGCTATTGGAGAAATACCAAAAAATTCAAATTGGAGTAGTCTTGTAGTTAGGTATCCTTCTGTTATTTATGATGATTACGGAAGAGTATTGGATGATTCAATAACAATACCCTCTATATCAATTGGAGATAAAATTCATTTTAATTTTGATAAGGCGTCTTCAAGTGACAATTTATCATTTTCAAATTACCCATCAAGTCCTAATAGTGCTAGTTGGGTGACTGACGCTAATTCTACTAATAATGTTTGTTCTGATAAAAACTATATCTTAACAAGAGACAGAATGGATGCTGTGTCATATGATAAAAACAATGAGATTCATGAACGATCTCCTCAAGATTACTCTGTTTGGCAGTGGGATCCCGTTGGCTTAAGTAGGCCACCAGTTCTTCAACTGGGTCATTATTTAGATATAATTTATAGCCCAAGTGGTGATTGGCCGTATCACCTTAGAAGAGTTATGTCTTCGTACTCTTCTAATGGTATCAACTTTACTAACTCATACGGTTATAATACAGATCTTGTGGATATATATCCCGATTATGTTGCTAATGTTCCTAGTGAATTAGTTCATGTTGGTTCAGCGCCAATTAACAGTACAAGCGTAAAAGTATATTGTCCAAGTGGTTATTCTCTTGTTTCATATTATAACGGAGAAGATTCTGCGGGAAGATGTATAAAACCAATTACAGTATTATCAGAGGCATGGGATTATGATAGAGATAGGGGTTTTCCTGATGGCCCATTTCCTCCTTATTCTGAATGTAAAATTGGAGGCCTGTATCAATATAAGGATACAAGTTTAAATAGTAGGCGTATGAATATACTTTCTCATGACGAATTAACATACAGAATCAGTACCTGGTGTAGTGTACCCCCAATTTATAATCCTAGAGAAGCTGACATTATACTTCCAAATGTTGATGAGTTTGTACAAACATCAGTTACCCCACCTGAACATAAATTATCATTCATAGATACAGTTTTTTTTGATTCTAATCGATATAGTAACCCATCAGCCCTTCTTTCAACTACAACGTTAAATCAATATAGTCAGCCACCTCTGAAAAATTTAGATGCAGCTAATTGGTTATGTGATTCTAACCAGACAACTTGTTCGCCAACAGCAGCTGGAACTAAATCAATTTTCATTTACTATTCTCCAATTTACGGAAGGCAATATTATGGTGAGCAGACCGATACAGAAAGATCAAATGGAATATGTAGGACAAACGGCGTACCTTTGTTTGCGATGACTACCAAAGAGGTTAATAAAGCTGTGGATCCTTATAGTACTTATGTTGTAAAAAATGCACCAGTATGTATTCCAAATAATACAAATTGTCCATACATGTACTTTTCTAAGAGTGCTATTGATAAAAATGTTGTTGGTTGTCCTAATTCTGCACCGTACTACAGTTCATTAGATAATAAATGTTATGATTCGGATAATTATAGATACCTGTCCATCGACCCTCGGGCAGCAACTTCTTCCTATGTACATTATTTTTACCCCGAAGATATACTTTTTAAAAATGCTACGTATAGACTCAAGGTTAATATAACACCTGTTGATGCTGATCATACTCCAGCAGCTCCTACTATTACTGGATCATCAACTGTAAATATTGGTGATGTAAATATATATGAGATGTTTTCTCCTGCTAAAAAAGTCGCAAAAAATGACACAAATAGCTCAATGTTAGGGTCAATAATATTTGGAATTAAGAAACTTTTTGCGCAAAGTGGACCGGAGGAAACTGTTCATTATATGATTGATTGGGGTGGTGGTGCGAGCCCAGGGCAAACTGACAATTTTGCTTATGGATCACATGCATCATCAACGCATATTTGGACTGAAGCTACGACAACACAGATTAGGGTTGCTGCAGTGGACACTTTGACTGACTCAAAGTCTCCATGGACTACATTTCCAATTACTGTTGTCGACCCAGCCGCAGACTACACTTATGGAACCCCTTCTTTGTCAACAAGTAAAATTTGTTCTGGTAATCTAACATTATCATGGAATAAGACCTATAGATCTGACGGAGCACTGTCAAATTTTTATTCTTTGAACAAGAATGATTCCATAATTAATGATGTCATTAGTGGTTCTGTAACAAGTATTTCTCTTGGAACAGACTTTGCAAATGGAGATCGTTATCAATTATATGCATATGGACCAACAAGTTTTGCTGATCCAGATACGTCAAAATCGTCTGCTCCAAGTAATATACTAACAATATCAGCAACAGTTCCAATTCGCGATAGTTCCTCGTGTACTGTTGTAGTACCTCCTGTTAATACGGATCTTGATGTTGTAATTCTGGATGGTATGACATTTTCAGCTAATCCTTCATGGGCAAAAATAAGTGGTAAATGTAATTTCTCAGGAAAAATTGATGCAACAATAAAAACAGCAAAGAATGATATACCTCTGGATACTTACACAAACATAACTGTTAATTCTTGTTCTGTAGATGGCAAAACTGTTCCAATAGGAGCGGCTCCATTCAAGGTGACGGCCGAGATACCGTTTTCAATTTCCAGCTTGCAGTTTGGAATAGGTAAGCATAAATTATCTTGTGAGATTACAGCAAGCAGTTCTAATACAAACTCTATTGTATTAGCATATCCATCTGTAGAAGCCAAGTGTTCAAAAGTTCCAACTGTTATAGAGAAGTAA
- a CDS encoding GIY-YIG nuclease family protein yields MNKKDFQKSFLPKLPDSPGVYLFKHGKNLLYVGKATSLKQRVRSYFSDDLIKTRGRLLVDMVTISDKIEFIKTDSVLEALLLEAQYIKENQPKYNTKDKDNKSYNYVVITEEDFPRILVIRGRSLEQDKETKYKEVFGPFPYGGELKEALRLIRKIFPFRDKCTPYDENKIVPKDGLISNKSKPCFNRTIGLCPGVCSGEISKKDYAMEIKNIKLFFEGRKPALIKSLEKQMLSLAKEKEFEKAGKIKRTIFALNHIQDVSLIKNPNLTDVMIGGSTTDEKGLVKNIRIEAYDIAHMSGKEMVGVMVVMENGGFANNQYRKFIINNFDKANDAGALEEVINRRIKHSDWQTPNIVVLDGNEVQLKRGYKSWSESMSESKISQVLAHPAGAQTLSLPLFCSIVKDDKHKAKDVLFLIEKNWESFDKKILKDQLIKINAEAHRFAITFHKNRRSKSFLE; encoded by the coding sequence ATGAACAAAAAAGACTTTCAAAAATCATTTTTGCCAAAACTACCGGATTCTCCAGGAGTCTATCTTTTTAAGCATGGGAAGAATTTGCTATATGTTGGAAAGGCAACGAGCCTAAAACAACGTGTTAGAAGCTACTTCTCTGATGATTTAATAAAAACAAGAGGACGTCTACTTGTTGATATGGTTACCATTTCAGATAAAATTGAATTTATAAAAACTGATTCTGTTCTAGAGGCTTTACTTTTAGAAGCTCAATACATAAAAGAGAATCAACCAAAATATAATACAAAAGATAAGGATAATAAAAGTTATAATTATGTTGTTATAACGGAGGAGGACTTTCCAAGAATTCTAGTTATTAGAGGAAGGAGTCTTGAGCAAGATAAGGAGACAAAATACAAGGAAGTGTTTGGGCCTTTTCCATATGGTGGAGAATTAAAAGAGGCTCTTAGGCTAATTAGAAAAATATTTCCTTTTAGAGATAAATGTACGCCATATGATGAAAATAAAATTGTCCCCAAGGATGGATTAATATCAAACAAATCCAAGCCTTGTTTTAATAGAACAATAGGTCTATGTCCAGGTGTTTGCTCAGGTGAGATTTCCAAAAAGGATTATGCTATGGAAATAAAAAATATTAAATTATTTTTTGAAGGTCGCAAACCTGCACTTATTAAGAGTCTTGAAAAACAGATGCTATCTCTTGCAAAGGAAAAAGAGTTTGAAAAAGCTGGAAAAATAAAAAGAACAATTTTTGCATTAAATCATATTCAAGATGTTTCCCTGATTAAAAACCCAAATTTAACTGATGTGATGATTGGTGGGTCTACGACGGACGAGAAAGGTCTAGTAAAAAATATAAGAATTGAAGCATATGACATAGCTCATATGTCAGGAAAAGAAATGGTGGGTGTAATGGTTGTTATGGAGAATGGTGGATTTGCAAATAATCAATATAGAAAATTTATTATAAATAACTTTGATAAAGCAAATGATGCCGGGGCGCTTGAGGAAGTGATTAATAGACGGATTAAACATTCAGACTGGCAAACTCCCAATATTGTTGTACTTGATGGAAATGAAGTTCAATTGAAACGTGGATATAAGTCTTGGAGTGAATCAATGTCTGAGTCAAAAATTTCACAAGTTCTAGCGCATCCCGCAGGAGCACAAACACTAAGCTTACCGCTATTTTGCAGTATTGTAAAAGATGATAAACATAAGGCCAAAGATGTATTGTTTTTGATTGAAAAGAACTGGGAGAGTTTTGATAAAAAAATTCTAAAAGATCAACTAATAAAAATAAATGCGGAGGCACACAGATTTGCAATCACTTTTCATAAAAACAGAAGGTCAAAGAGTTTTCTTGAATAA
- the idi gene encoding isopentenyl-diphosphate Delta-isomerase → MTNQILINLLDTEGNRIGSIEKLEAHKLGVLHEAFSIFIFNDEGKLLLQKRNKEKYHSGGLWTNTCCGHANYEEEINVATHRRLQEEMGFDTELKKIFNFTYKVELENQLFENETDHVFFGKSESTPIPDPEEVEDFKWIAIQDLIDDANANPDAYTEWLKIILKDQSFLDEISKLK, encoded by the coding sequence ATGACTAATCAAATACTAATAAACTTATTGGATACTGAAGGAAACAGAATTGGCAGTATTGAAAAACTTGAGGCTCATAAGCTTGGGGTTTTGCATGAGGCGTTCTCTATTTTTATTTTCAACGATGAAGGCAAATTACTTCTTCAAAAAAGAAATAAAGAAAAATATCACTCTGGTGGTTTATGGACAAATACATGTTGTGGTCATGCAAATTATGAAGAAGAAATAAATGTTGCTACGCACAGAAGACTTCAGGAAGAAATGGGTTTTGATACGGAACTTAAAAAAATATTTAATTTTACTTACAAAGTAGAATTAGAAAATCAATTATTTGAAAATGAAACTGACCATGTCTTCTTTGGAAAAAGTGAATCTACACCAATACCTGACCCTGAGGAAGTTGAAGATTTCAAGTGGATTGCAATACAGGATTTAATTGACGATGCAAATGCTAATCCTGATGCATATACAGAATGGCTGAAAATTATTTTAAAAGATCAAAGTTTTTTGGATGAGATTTCGAAATTAAAATAA
- the uvrA gene encoding excinuclease ABC subunit UvrA, whose protein sequence is MTKSLNNAEDKPKKKSLKSPVVSGKSKQLADKIAKNNPSAAIKTGAHIGTLVHDINHGAHYGTPNNPTLTGDIISIRGARTHNLKNITVDMPRNKMVVITGLSGSGKSSLAFDTIFAEGQRRYIESLSSYARQFLRQLQKPDVDEIIGLSPAISIDQKSRSNNPRSTVATITEIYDYLRILFARIGKPHCLECGREIKKLSKEEILTTIFNTVSTDATKSQSVMGIDIDKAMFKIYAPVVIGRKGEYYQMLYDLLGKGYEEVRVDGVIKNLRQQIILSKTKKHNIDVLVDQFYISEIGDNSASFRERLNEAVEKALQEADGLIRIISDADEAIANSTTVVGPNGEVKAKKKSKPKGDAAEAQVGHLISSKFMCPHDGFSFPEVEPRLFSFNSPYGACPECNGLGTREFFVKDPCKVCHGARLRPEALHVFLKSATEMDSVIDTLGVDRKDKKNINVVDLTKMTIQNSIKFFETIPLTQTEEEISRIVIKEIVSRLKFMENVGIEYLSLDRRANTLSGGEAQRIRLASQLGSGLVGAMYVLDEPTIGLHQRDNDRLIKTLLQLRDMGNSVIVVEHDEDTIFAADYLVDIGPGAGVHGGHVVAAGWLDKLLTSKTNESNSVTLEYLRGEKVIELPERRRDENNGWIKIVGATVNNIKNQNVDVPLGRMTSVTGVSGSGKSTFVYEVLHKNLLARLDRDHRSANIYNCASFSGTEYLGRTVLIDQSPIGRTPRSNPATYTGAFTHIRDLFAETIESRARGWKSSRFSFNVKGGRCENCQGNGMIEVEMHFLPTVYVTCDICNGKRFMKETLEVKYKNKNIYDILRMTIEEAIVFFEEVPSIYDRLKTLQEVGLGYLELGQSATTLSGGEAQRVKVSAELYREHIQKTIYLLDEPTIGLHYEDVRKLIEILKRLVRKGNTVVVIEHNMDIIKCSDYIIDIGPEGGDKGGKIVAVGTPEEVANNTNSYTGQHLNMVLKKWHK, encoded by the coding sequence ATGACAAAATCATTAAATAATGCTGAAGATAAGCCTAAGAAAAAGAGCCTAAAAAGCCCTGTTGTTAGTGGTAAGTCAAAACAGCTTGCGGATAAAATCGCTAAAAATAATCCCAGTGCAGCAATAAAAACAGGAGCACATATAGGTACCCTTGTTCATGATATAAATCATGGGGCGCATTATGGCACTCCGAACAACCCAACTCTTACTGGAGATATAATAAGCATAAGAGGTGCCAGAACTCACAATCTTAAAAATATCACAGTTGATATGCCAAGAAATAAAATGGTTGTAATCACAGGGCTATCTGGTTCTGGAAAATCATCTCTTGCATTTGATACAATTTTTGCAGAAGGACAACGTAGATATATTGAATCACTTTCTTCATATGCCAGACAATTCTTACGTCAATTACAAAAGCCAGATGTAGATGAGATTATTGGACTTTCTCCTGCAATTTCTATTGATCAAAAATCAAGATCAAATAATCCTCGCTCAACTGTAGCAACTATCACAGAAATCTATGACTACCTTAGAATTCTTTTTGCAAGAATTGGAAAGCCTCATTGTCTAGAATGTGGAAGAGAAATTAAAAAACTTTCTAAAGAAGAAATACTTACAACGATTTTCAATACCGTATCAACTGATGCAACAAAGAGTCAAAGTGTAATGGGAATAGATATCGATAAAGCAATGTTCAAAATTTATGCACCTGTTGTAATTGGAAGAAAGGGTGAATATTATCAAATGCTTTATGACCTTCTTGGAAAGGGATATGAGGAGGTGAGAGTTGATGGTGTTATAAAAAATCTCCGTCAACAAATTATTCTATCAAAAACAAAGAAGCATAATATCGATGTTCTTGTTGATCAATTCTATATTTCAGAAATTGGCGATAATTCAGCAAGCTTTAGAGAACGTCTTAACGAGGCCGTAGAAAAGGCATTACAAGAAGCAGATGGTCTTATAAGAATAATAAGTGACGCTGATGAAGCAATAGCCAATAGTACAACCGTAGTTGGACCAAATGGGGAAGTAAAAGCAAAAAAGAAATCTAAACCAAAGGGGGATGCTGCTGAGGCTCAAGTTGGCCACTTAATTTCTTCAAAGTTTATGTGTCCACACGATGGATTCTCATTCCCAGAAGTTGAACCTCGATTATTCTCTTTCAACTCTCCATATGGAGCATGTCCTGAATGTAATGGTCTAGGAACTCGAGAATTTTTTGTTAAGGATCCTTGTAAGGTTTGTCATGGAGCGCGTCTGCGTCCTGAAGCTCTTCACGTTTTTTTGAAATCAGCTACAGAAATGGATTCTGTAATTGATACTCTTGGAGTAGATAGAAAGGATAAGAAGAATATAAATGTTGTTGATTTAACAAAGATGACAATTCAAAATTCTATTAAATTCTTTGAGACAATTCCACTTACTCAAACGGAAGAAGAAATTTCAAGAATTGTTATTAAAGAAATTGTCTCAAGATTAAAATTCATGGAGAATGTTGGAATAGAATATCTATCGCTTGATAGACGTGCTAACACACTCTCTGGTGGAGAAGCACAACGTATAAGACTTGCATCACAATTAGGATCTGGTCTTGTTGGAGCAATGTACGTATTAGACGAGCCTACAATTGGACTTCACCAGCGTGATAATGACCGTTTAATTAAAACACTTTTACAGCTGCGTGACATGGGTAACTCTGTGATTGTTGTTGAGCATGATGAAGATACAATCTTTGCAGCAGACTACCTAGTTGATATTGGGCCTGGTGCTGGAGTTCATGGTGGGCACGTTGTTGCTGCTGGTTGGCTTGATAAGCTATTAACATCAAAAACAAATGAATCAAACTCAGTAACTCTGGAGTATCTAAGGGGAGAAAAGGTTATTGAGCTTCCAGAAAGAAGAAGAGATGAAAATAACGGCTGGATAAAAATCGTAGGAGCTACAGTTAATAATATTAAAAATCAAAATGTTGATGTACCACTTGGTAGAATGACATCGGTAACTGGAGTTTCTGGATCAGGAAAATCAACTTTTGTTTATGAAGTTTTGCACAAGAACTTGCTTGCTCGCCTTGATCGTGATCATAGAAGTGCAAACATTTATAATTGTGCAAGCTTCTCTGGAACAGAATATTTGGGAAGAACTGTTTTAATTGACCAATCTCCAATCGGAAGAACACCAAGATCAAACCCTGCAACATATACAGGTGCCTTCACTCACATTAGAGACTTGTTTGCAGAGACAATAGAATCTCGTGCTAGAGGGTGGAAATCAAGCCGTTTCAGTTTTAACGTTAAAGGAGGGCGATGTGAAAACTGCCAAGGAAATGGAATGATAGAAGTTGAAATGCATTTCCTTCCAACCGTGTACGTAACATGTGATATATGTAATGGAAAGAGATTCATGAAAGAAACTCTTGAGGTTAAATATAAGAATAAAAATATTTACGATATTCTGAGAATGACCATTGAAGAAGCTATTGTTTTTTTTGAAGAGGTTCCATCAATTTATGATAGACTAAAAACTTTACAAGAAGTTGGTCTTGGATATTTAGAGCTTGGACAATCTGCAACAACACTCTCTGGTGGAGAAGCACAGCGTGTGAAAGTCTCTGCAGAACTTTATAGAGAGCATATTCAAAAAACAATTTATCTTTTGGACGAACCTACAATTGGTTTGCATTATGAGGATGTTCGTAAATTAATAGAAATTCTTAAGCGCCTTGTGAGAAAGGGAAACACGGTTGTTGTGATTGAACACAATATGGATATTATAAAATGTTCAGATTATATTATCGATATTGGCCCAGAAGGCGGGGACAAGGGTGGTAAGATTGTCGCCGTTGGAACTCCAGAGGAGGTAGCTAATAATACAAATAGCTATACAGGACAACACCTAAATATGGTTCTTAAGAAGTGGCATAAATAA
- a CDS encoding nucleoside monophosphate kinase: MAKVAKRAALSFAGPPGCGKGTLFKFIVEPFCRKAGVRAILIPTSDEIRLYRDEHPEESDGIMRDMKAGRLVEDGISNQALINGASKVIDGLRAEDFNGDCLFVLDGSPRTLGQINTSVFTMMSILNVAPPEYMTVFFTTPHYLCGHRIHGRGREDDLDEDAFITRWEQYFGKTEPAIKTLKNSAKDLGIEYREIDGQLSKKSVNLYQRILFNKMWPEYFRG, translated from the coding sequence ATGGCAAAAGTAGCAAAGAGAGCAGCTCTTTCCTTCGCAGGACCTCCGGGTTGCGGCAAGGGAACACTATTCAAGTTTATCGTTGAGCCGTTTTGCAGAAAAGCGGGTGTCAGGGCGATTTTAATCCCGACTAGTGATGAAATCAGGCTCTACAGGGACGAACACCCAGAGGAATCAGATGGAATTATGCGTGACATGAAGGCGGGACGTTTGGTTGAAGATGGTATATCGAACCAAGCTCTAATCAACGGTGCTTCAAAAGTCATCGACGGTCTTAGAGCTGAGGATTTCAATGGTGATTGTTTGTTTGTACTCGATGGCTCCCCGAGGACCTTGGGGCAAATCAATACATCGGTATTCACCATGATGAGTATTTTGAATGTAGCTCCGCCTGAATACATGACTGTCTTTTTCACGACTCCGCATTATTTGTGCGGACACCGTATCCACGGACGTGGTCGTGAGGATGATCTCGATGAAGATGCGTTTATTACGCGCTGGGAGCAATACTTTGGAAAAACTGAACCCGCAATCAAAACTTTGAAGAATTCCGCCAAGGACTTGGGGATTGAGTATCGTGAGATTGATGGCCAGCTGAGCAAGAAATCTGTCAATTTGTATCAACGTATTCTTTTCAACAAGATGTGGCCGGAGTACTTCCGAGGATGA